Proteins found in one Deltaproteobacteria bacterium GWC2_65_14 genomic segment:
- a CDS encoding sigma-54-dependent Fis family transcriptional regulator: MGKSVLIVDDDAPMRSFLSAVLREEGHRVVEAGNGTEGLAKLSAGEFDLVVTDLRMPGLSGLDLLREGKRASPVSNWIIVTAYGSIGSAVEAMKAGASDYLTKPFGSPEELRHVVRRVLREADKEARISLLSEELGSRFPPVETIFLGERMEPVHGLVREVAPTPATVLITGASGTGKELVARAIHRLSPRRNAPFVAVHLSSLPEALLESELFGHERGAFTGASAARKGRFELAGGGTLFLDEIGEIAPAVQVKLLRVLQEREIERVGGALPIPVDVRVLAATNRDLRAQVASGRFREDLFYRLNVFPIELPPLAQRREAILPLAEYFREKFSAAFGKRVTGFSEEAGSALRDYGWPGNVRELQNVIERAVILSGGSVEAEHLNLEPLALPSSPPGGILRETEREAIRNVLSDVGGNRKNAARILGISLRTLQYRIKEYGL, from the coding sequence ATGGGGAAGTCCGTACTGATCGTCGATGACGACGCCCCGATGCGCTCTTTCCTCTCGGCGGTGCTTCGGGAGGAGGGGCATAGGGTCGTGGAAGCGGGAAACGGGACGGAGGGGCTCGCCAAGCTCTCGGCGGGGGAGTTCGACCTGGTCGTGACGGACCTCCGGATGCCCGGCCTGTCCGGTCTCGACCTGTTGAGGGAGGGGAAACGGGCCAGCCCGGTCTCCAACTGGATCATCGTCACCGCCTACGGATCGATCGGAAGCGCCGTGGAGGCGATGAAGGCGGGAGCGTCCGACTACCTGACGAAGCCCTTCGGCAGCCCGGAGGAGCTCCGGCACGTCGTCCGGCGGGTGCTGCGGGAGGCGGACAAGGAAGCGCGGATCTCCCTGCTATCGGAGGAGCTCGGGAGCCGCTTTCCCCCGGTGGAAACGATCTTCCTGGGAGAGAGGATGGAGCCGGTGCACGGCCTGGTCCGGGAAGTGGCCCCCACGCCCGCAACCGTGCTGATCACGGGGGCGAGCGGGACAGGGAAGGAACTCGTCGCCCGCGCGATCCACCGCCTCAGCCCGAGGCGAAACGCCCCCTTCGTGGCCGTCCACCTTTCCTCCCTGCCGGAGGCGCTTCTCGAAAGCGAGCTCTTCGGCCATGAGCGGGGTGCGTTCACGGGGGCATCGGCTGCCCGAAAGGGGAGGTTCGAGCTTGCCGGGGGAGGAACCCTATTCCTCGACGAAATCGGAGAGATCGCTCCCGCGGTCCAGGTCAAGCTGCTCCGGGTCCTTCAGGAGCGGGAGATCGAACGGGTGGGGGGGGCGCTGCCCATCCCGGTCGACGTGCGGGTCCTGGCCGCGACGAACAGGGACCTCAGAGCCCAGGTCGCCTCGGGACGGTTCCGGGAAGACCTGTTCTACCGGCTCAACGTCTTCCCGATCGAGCTGCCTCCCCTGGCGCAACGGCGGGAGGCGATCCTTCCCCTTGCGGAATATTTCCGGGAGAAATTTTCCGCAGCCTTCGGAAAGCGGGTCACGGGGTTCTCGGAGGAAGCCGGATCGGCACTCCGGGACTACGGCTGGCCGGGAAATGTCCGGGAGCTGCAGAACGTGATCGAGCGGGCCGTGATCCTCTCCGGTGGGTCGGTCGAAGCGGAGCATCTGAATCTCGAACCCCTGGCCCTCCCCTCTTCCCCGCCGGGAGGGATCCTGCGGGAGACCGAGAGGGAAGCGATCCGCAACGTCCTGTCCGACGTCGGAGGAAACCGAAAGAACGCCGCGCGGATCCTCGGCATCTCCCTGCGGACGCTGCAGTACCGCATCAAGGAGTATGGGCTTTGA